A genomic stretch from Desulfohalobium retbaense DSM 5692 includes:
- a CDS encoding diguanylate cyclase domain-containing protein, translated as MSQATHESLSPPLLPVQAQDLLHYQNMLFSSLGEAVSFTGPRLYFPAAEKKADPLYCTPRYEAEARRLFLPLLQGDEPLALFVASDVELDHPEAVLPYLAMLAKLCVEKIALRKMTSLDRLTGLFNAEALGQLLEQEIERVLATLSPGSESALEETFSGHSASVALILVEPDAISRLNTRYGPLFGDQVLTKTAETLRELAPEGAILGRDKQRFYMLWPQASGRRCRQLASHLRLHLAGMVLTHEATGEEIAVSASIGLALFPQDFLGWELQGHGREQSRSLQKKSRKALKSAQKEGGNQIYAFQDLLARGCSILRELPLNRFLIDAGRDIGASEGQHFLVWPPDSPETTEDSDPLPTPKGEVVLVDILEEQSVAEIINQDEPAWTLTTGDRLTLLPDLQEQPTSADTPQSQETSTLAGLPSLREFLKIWSRQRGSHSSFTLLLFGNLGSPTPNDSKQARENQRHLQATAAWVSRFLPENHHIARHSTNSLVAFVPQLDAEQARGLAHSIVEHGRHARELDISAGVAAYPCLDAGRADILSHARKALEHARLLPVPRIATFDSVSLNISADRQFTKGDLYAAMEEYQKSLALDPANTTARNSLGICFARLGKHSAARKEFEAILEQTPDNHIALYNLGCLAMKEGETEAAEAALHRCLSLCPEHVYSRLRLGQLAETRHALTEARKHFAAAAAHSDGEPISHRHLARLAVKEGHPDRAREHLHKALAHNPRDAYAMHLLARLYLEAEENLEVAATLARESALNQPERGEYWDLWRDILRQQGEDERAAAIQTRHPSPFSAS; from the coding sequence ATGTCCCAAGCCACTCACGAATCGCTTTCACCTCCCTTGCTGCCGGTCCAGGCCCAGGACCTGCTCCACTACCAGAACATGCTTTTTTCCAGCCTTGGCGAAGCGGTCTCGTTTACTGGTCCCAGACTCTATTTTCCGGCAGCTGAAAAAAAAGCGGACCCGCTGTATTGCACGCCCCGATACGAGGCCGAGGCCCGGCGTTTATTTTTGCCCCTGCTTCAAGGCGACGAACCCTTGGCCCTGTTCGTGGCTTCAGATGTCGAGTTGGACCACCCTGAGGCCGTGCTGCCCTATCTGGCGATGTTGGCCAAATTGTGCGTGGAAAAAATTGCCCTCAGAAAGATGACAAGTCTGGACCGGCTGACAGGCCTCTTCAACGCCGAGGCGCTGGGACAGCTCCTGGAGCAGGAGATCGAACGTGTCCTGGCCACCCTCAGCCCCGGCTCCGAGTCCGCCTTGGAAGAAACCTTCAGCGGGCACAGCGCCAGTGTGGCCCTGATTCTTGTCGAGCCCGATGCGATAAGCCGGCTCAACACCCGCTACGGCCCTCTTTTTGGAGACCAGGTTCTGACCAAAACGGCCGAGACCTTACGGGAATTGGCTCCTGAAGGTGCCATCCTGGGCCGGGACAAACAGCGATTTTATATGCTTTGGCCACAGGCGAGCGGGCGGCGGTGCCGCCAATTGGCGTCCCACCTCCGCCTCCACTTGGCCGGGATGGTGCTGACCCACGAAGCCACTGGAGAGGAGATCGCTGTTTCCGCAAGCATCGGCCTCGCGCTTTTCCCCCAGGATTTTCTGGGATGGGAGTTGCAGGGGCACGGCCGGGAACAAAGCCGGAGCCTGCAGAAAAAAAGCCGCAAGGCGCTCAAGTCCGCCCAGAAGGAGGGCGGCAATCAGATCTACGCCTTCCAGGACCTGCTGGCCAGAGGATGCAGCATCCTGCGGGAGCTGCCCCTGAACCGTTTTCTGATCGACGCCGGCCGTGACATCGGGGCCAGCGAAGGGCAGCATTTTCTCGTCTGGCCGCCGGACAGTCCAGAGACCACCGAGGACTCCGATCCTCTCCCCACGCCGAAAGGTGAGGTCGTGCTGGTGGATATCCTCGAAGAACAAAGCGTGGCCGAAATCATCAATCAGGACGAACCCGCCTGGACGTTGACCACCGGGGACCGGCTCACCCTTTTGCCCGACTTGCAGGAGCAGCCAACCTCTGCGGACACGCCCCAGAGCCAGGAAACATCCACCCTGGCCGGCCTGCCCTCCTTGCGGGAATTCCTCAAGATCTGGAGTCGGCAGCGCGGCAGTCACTCCTCGTTTACTCTCCTCCTGTTCGGCAACCTCGGGTCTCCGACCCCGAATGATTCCAAACAGGCACGGGAAAACCAGCGGCACCTCCAGGCCACTGCGGCCTGGGTCAGCCGATTTCTCCCGGAGAACCACCATATCGCCCGGCACAGTACCAACAGCCTGGTGGCCTTTGTGCCCCAATTGGACGCCGAGCAGGCCCGAGGCCTGGCGCACAGCATCGTCGAACACGGCAGACACGCCCGGGAGTTGGACATCTCCGCCGGAGTGGCCGCCTATCCCTGTCTGGACGCCGGGCGGGCCGACATCCTCTCCCATGCCCGCAAGGCCCTGGAACACGCCAGGCTCCTTCCCGTCCCACGCATCGCTACCTTTGATTCCGTTTCCTTGAACATCAGTGCCGACCGCCAATTCACCAAAGGCGACCTCTACGCGGCCATGGAGGAATACCAGAAATCCCTCGCCCTGGATCCGGCCAACACCACAGCCCGGAACTCTCTTGGAATTTGTTTCGCGCGGCTGGGCAAGCACAGCGCAGCTCGCAAGGAATTCGAGGCCATACTCGAGCAGACCCCGGACAATCACATCGCCTTATACAATCTCGGCTGTCTGGCCATGAAAGAAGGGGAGACAGAGGCCGCAGAGGCGGCCTTGCACCGCTGCCTCTCCCTCTGTCCAGAGCACGTCTACTCCCGGTTACGCCTGGGCCAACTGGCCGAGACGCGTCATGCCCTCACTGAGGCCCGCAAGCATTTTGCCGCAGCAGCGGCGCACAGCGATGGGGAGCCCATCAGTCACCGCCACCTGGCCCGCTTGGCTGTCAAAGAGGGACATCCGGACAGGGCCAGGGAACATCTGCACAAGGCGCTGGCGCACAATCCCCGGGACGCCTACGCCATGCATCTCCTGGCCCGGCTGTATCTCGAAGCCGAAGAGAACCTGGAGGTCGCCGCAACGCTGGCCCGGGAAAGCGCCCTGAACCAGCCCGAGCGCGGCGAATATTGGGATCTCTGGCGAGATATCCTCCGCCAACAGGGCGAGGATGAGCGTGCCGCAGCCATCCAGACCCGCCACCCTTCGCCCTTTTCCGCTTCCTGA
- a CDS encoding HD-GYP domain-containing protein → MITDFRVYLRQQDRFVLYTRERQRFTRALKDKLLRNGIELVYVPYHQQDRYDQYVFDNLGSILDNNEIEIDVRSQVFLETSSKHVQQIFENKLPALTQESVDNLNHIVDSSLSFLSTKQAMDSLGKFISHDYKTFSHCIHVFVYTMLLVKNFQFTDKQCKQIGIGALLHDIGKTLIPRNILDKPGKLTTLEWEEVQRHSIYGLRMCAQVSLPQRAINCILFHHEKFDGNGYPSGLCGPNLPLEVRILTCCDVYDAITSDRPYAKAETPFNALKIMNQHMIGTFDLQVFKRFISVLGPGQK, encoded by the coding sequence ATGATCACAGATTTTCGTGTCTATCTGCGGCAACAGGACCGTTTTGTACTTTATACCCGAGAACGGCAGCGTTTTACTCGAGCCTTAAAGGACAAACTCCTGCGTAACGGGATCGAACTCGTTTATGTCCCGTACCACCAGCAAGACCGTTATGACCAATATGTCTTTGATAATCTGGGTTCTATTCTTGATAATAATGAGATCGAGATCGATGTCCGTTCGCAAGTTTTTTTAGAGACCTCAAGCAAGCACGTTCAGCAGATTTTCGAAAATAAGCTCCCGGCCCTGACTCAGGAATCGGTCGATAATCTGAATCACATCGTCGATTCCAGCCTGTCCTTTTTGAGTACCAAGCAGGCCATGGACAGCCTGGGAAAATTCATCTCTCATGATTATAAGACATTTTCCCATTGTATCCATGTCTTTGTCTATACCATGCTCTTGGTCAAGAATTTTCAATTCACGGACAAGCAGTGCAAGCAGATCGGTATCGGGGCCCTGCTTCACGATATCGGTAAGACGCTGATTCCGCGCAATATCTTAGACAAGCCCGGTAAGCTGACCACCCTCGAATGGGAAGAAGTCCAACGGCACAGTATCTACGGTCTGCGCATGTGCGCTCAGGTCAGTTTGCCCCAGCGGGCCATCAATTGTATTCTTTTTCATCATGAGAAGTTTGATGGGAACGGGTATCCTTCCGGATTGTGCGGTCCGAATTTACCCCTTGAGGTCCGCATTCTGACTTGCTGTGATGTCTATGACGCGATCACTTCGGATCGTCCCTACGCTAAGGCTGAGACGCCATTTAACGCCTTGAAAATCATGAATCAGCACATGATTGGCACTTTTGATCTGCAGGTCTTCAAACGTTTTATTTCTGTTCTGGGACCCGGGCAAAAATAG
- a CDS encoding ComF family protein, producing MRSPRRYTMWRGRWLRSRGVADAVKTWSRRLAGRLAPGRCLYCGAVLDAPGAGESLCHRCAPFFAPRPGGFCPGCGQLLEDEAAPLHLCRSCRDAPQPWEQLAFFGVYQGPLREVILEYKLQGRLGHTALLAACLSRCYRLHFAGGGWDTLVPVPLHRTRLRRRGFNQSCEPLKGWGAQEGLELVVRGLERVRPTPSQTGLHKTEREHNMRDAFAVFGEISWHERNVLLVDDVFTTGATLSACARRLCEAGVARLGVLTMARAE from the coding sequence ATGCGCTCTCCCAGGCGGTATACGATGTGGCGCGGCAGATGGCTCCGTTCGCGGGGCGTCGCTGATGCGGTAAAGACCTGGTCCAGGCGCTTGGCCGGACGGTTGGCGCCGGGCCGGTGCCTGTATTGTGGGGCCGTGCTCGATGCCCCCGGGGCTGGCGAGTCGCTGTGCCACCGGTGCGCCCCCTTTTTTGCGCCACGCCCCGGGGGATTTTGTCCAGGATGCGGTCAGCTGCTTGAAGACGAAGCCGCCCCCCTGCATTTGTGCCGTTCGTGCCGTGACGCCCCCCAGCCATGGGAGCAATTGGCCTTTTTTGGGGTCTATCAGGGTCCCCTGCGTGAGGTGATTCTGGAATATAAGCTCCAGGGGCGGCTGGGGCATACAGCGCTTTTGGCCGCGTGTCTGTCCCGTTGCTACCGGCTCCATTTCGCCGGCGGCGGCTGGGACACGCTGGTTCCGGTGCCGTTGCACAGGACCAGGCTGCGCCGGCGCGGGTTCAACCAGAGCTGTGAACCATTGAAAGGCTGGGGTGCGCAGGAGGGTCTCGAGCTTGTCGTACGGGGGCTGGAGCGGGTCCGGCCGACTCCGTCCCAGACGGGACTGCACAAAACCGAGCGGGAGCACAACATGCGTGATGCCTTTGCTGTCTTCGGAGAGATCAGTTGGCATGAGCGCAATGTCCTTCTGGTGGACGATGTTTTTACGACCGGGGCCACTTTGAGCGCCTGCGCCCGGAGGCTTTGTGAGGCCGGGGTGGCCCGCTTGGGAGTATTGACCATGGCGCGCGCGGAGTAG
- the proB gene encoding glutamate 5-kinase — MAVSERDQILKRARCVVVKVGSAVLTADDGLDLRVINRLADQLATLHDQGRQIVLVSSGAVAAGRRDIQPRGDLSLPLKQAASAVGQGRLMRAYEDAFERYGKTCAQILLTRSDLKSRQRYLNARNTFATLLDKRIIPIVNENDTVAVDELQFGDNDSLATLLLNIVEGELLVNLTSAQGVCSGNPAEDSRAALMPEIPDIHELDLEQLCRGKTSSGSGGMYSKLLAARRAAQLGVPTLVVSGRERFVLERVFGGEALGTWVQAEKRAVSRRKFWMAYNLDPAGSLVVDDGAARALRDKGKSLLPAGVVQVQGGFEEGALVRILDASGAPIGVGLSNYSAAALRKIQGRSSHCIQDALGECPYEEVVHRDNLLLDAAF, encoded by the coding sequence ATGGCCGTTTCTGAGCGCGACCAGATCCTGAAGCGGGCCCGCTGTGTCGTGGTCAAGGTTGGCAGCGCTGTGCTGACCGCAGACGACGGGCTTGACCTTCGGGTCATCAATCGCCTGGCGGACCAGTTGGCGACCCTGCACGATCAGGGACGGCAGATCGTTCTGGTATCCTCAGGCGCTGTTGCTGCCGGGCGCCGGGATATCCAGCCCCGGGGTGATTTGTCGTTGCCGTTGAAACAGGCGGCCTCCGCCGTCGGTCAGGGCCGGCTGATGCGGGCTTACGAAGACGCTTTTGAACGCTACGGCAAGACCTGCGCCCAGATCTTGCTGACCCGCTCCGATCTCAAAAGTCGGCAACGGTATCTCAATGCCCGGAACACCTTCGCTACCTTGCTGGACAAGCGAATTATTCCGATCGTCAACGAAAATGACACCGTCGCCGTCGACGAACTCCAGTTCGGGGATAATGATTCCTTGGCGACCCTGTTACTCAACATTGTTGAGGGAGAATTGCTTGTGAATTTGACCTCGGCGCAGGGGGTATGTTCCGGCAATCCGGCCGAGGATTCCCGGGCGGCATTGATGCCGGAGATCCCCGACATTCACGAGTTGGACCTGGAACAGCTCTGCCGCGGCAAGACCAGTAGCGGTTCCGGGGGCATGTACAGCAAGCTTCTCGCGGCGCGGCGGGCTGCCCAGTTGGGCGTTCCTACCCTGGTCGTGTCCGGCCGGGAACGGTTTGTCCTGGAACGGGTTTTTGGAGGGGAAGCTCTGGGAACCTGGGTGCAAGCCGAAAAACGGGCTGTTTCGCGCCGCAAATTCTGGATGGCGTATAATCTTGATCCGGCCGGATCCCTGGTCGTTGACGACGGGGCGGCAAGGGCCCTGCGGGACAAAGGCAAAAGCCTTTTGCCCGCAGGTGTGGTCCAGGTCCAGGGCGGATTTGAAGAAGGCGCTCTGGTCCGGATTCTGGATGCCAGTGGCGCACCGATCGGGGTCGGTTTGTCCAACTACAGCGCCGCAGCCTTGCGCAAAATCCAGGGGCGCTCAAGCCATTGTATTCAGGATGCTCTGGGCGAGTGTCCATATGAAGAGGTCGTGCACCGGGACAATCTGCTGCTCGATGCGGCTTTTTAA
- the rplU gene encoding 50S ribosomal protein L21, translating to MYAIVATGGKQYRVKEGMEIDVEKLRAEPGDEIALDNVLLLGQDDDVKIGTPYLENAKVTCEVVKHDRGDKVIIFKHKRRKDYRRKTGHRQDYTRLKVTAIQS from the coding sequence ATGTACGCGATAGTAGCTACTGGCGGAAAACAATACCGGGTCAAGGAAGGCATGGAGATCGATGTTGAAAAACTCCGCGCCGAACCCGGTGATGAAATTGCTTTGGACAACGTCTTGCTCTTGGGTCAAGACGATGATGTGAAAATTGGAACCCCTTACTTGGAAAACGCCAAAGTGACCTGTGAAGTCGTCAAGCACGACCGTGGTGACAAGGTGATTATCTTCAAGCATAAGCGCCGCAAGGATTACCGGCGTAAGACAGGGCACCGCCAAGATTACACCCGATTGAAAGTGACTGCCATACAGTCGTAA
- a CDS encoding flavodoxin family protein, translating to MGDGRELQIWDCSPRAGGHTQAIQSALVQALLREGVRPLAVSLREYQVWPCQGCQRCSRGEECPLAASDACEQLFDLLCAARTVCFVAPIYFYHLPAPFKAFIDRSQRVYAQFERDSSDCMPQADPRPAFALLHAGRSRGEHLFAGSILTLRFFLRSFGLVLEDVHTVRGMDGVELHGWPDALSQAVYDVARQMAPFAGRR from the coding sequence ATGGGCGATGGGAGAGAACTCCAGATCTGGGACTGCAGTCCCCGGGCGGGCGGCCACACTCAGGCCATTCAGTCTGCGCTTGTCCAGGCATTGCTCCGGGAGGGGGTGCGGCCCTTGGCGGTTTCCCTGCGCGAGTATCAGGTCTGGCCGTGTCAGGGATGTCAGCGGTGCAGTCGCGGGGAAGAGTGCCCTCTGGCCGCCTCAGACGCCTGCGAGCAATTGTTTGATTTGCTCTGTGCCGCGCGAACCGTGTGTTTCGTGGCCCCTATCTATTTTTATCATCTCCCGGCGCCTTTCAAGGCCTTTATCGACCGCAGTCAGCGCGTCTACGCCCAATTTGAGCGAGACTCCAGTGACTGCATGCCCCAGGCGGACCCCCGTCCGGCCTTTGCTCTTCTGCATGCCGGGCGTTCCCGAGGCGAGCACCTGTTTGCCGGCAGTATCCTGACACTGCGGTTTTTTCTCCGCTCCTTCGGCCTGGTTCTTGAGGATGTGCACACGGTGCGAGGCATGGATGGTGTGGAACTTCATGGATGGCCCGATGCGCTCTCCCAGGCGGTATACGATGTGGCGCGGCAGATGGCTCCGTTCGCGGGGCGTCGCTGA
- the obgE gene encoding GTPase ObgE: MRFIDQAEVTVRSGNGGNGCVSFRREKYVPKGGPDGGDGGRGGSVRVRASGKRLTLYDVRLQRRYLAENGKPGMGKGKHGRAGEDAVIDVPVGTLVFALNADGERQLVADLRQPDQEVVVAQGGRGGKGNTHFKSSTNRTPRFAQPGEEGEETKFVLELKILADVGLIGLPNAGKSTLISAVSAAQPKVASYPFTTLTPQLGVVEDDYGQQLVWADIPGLIEGAHAGQGLGHRFLRHVERTHLLIHVCSAEEISLEHPWEGFELVNEELAQFDPALLDKPQFWVVNKIDLWSADQLATFQNLAAQAGRQVYCLSALHQDHIEELLEAVWEFFRQTSRNAEEAEEDSDGRF; this comes from the coding sequence ATGCGATTTATTGATCAAGCCGAGGTGACTGTCCGCTCCGGTAATGGCGGCAACGGGTGCGTCTCTTTCCGACGGGAAAAATATGTCCCCAAAGGAGGCCCTGACGGCGGCGACGGCGGTCGAGGCGGTTCGGTGCGGGTGCGGGCTTCCGGCAAGCGCCTCACTTTGTACGACGTGCGTCTCCAGCGCAGGTATCTGGCTGAAAATGGCAAGCCGGGCATGGGCAAGGGCAAACATGGCCGTGCAGGCGAAGATGCGGTCATCGATGTCCCGGTAGGCACGTTGGTCTTCGCGCTCAACGCTGATGGCGAGCGGCAGCTTGTCGCCGATCTGCGCCAGCCCGACCAGGAAGTCGTTGTGGCGCAAGGCGGACGCGGAGGGAAGGGCAATACCCATTTTAAATCGTCCACGAATCGGACGCCCCGGTTCGCTCAGCCCGGTGAGGAGGGAGAGGAGACCAAGTTCGTTCTGGAATTGAAAATTCTGGCCGACGTCGGATTGATCGGGCTGCCGAATGCCGGCAAATCGACGTTGATCTCCGCAGTTTCGGCAGCGCAGCCCAAGGTGGCTTCCTATCCATTCACCACCTTGACCCCGCAACTCGGCGTGGTCGAGGACGATTATGGTCAGCAACTCGTCTGGGCCGATATCCCGGGACTTATCGAAGGGGCCCATGCCGGCCAGGGACTTGGGCACCGCTTTTTGCGCCATGTAGAACGCACACATCTGCTGATCCATGTCTGCAGTGCCGAGGAGATCAGTTTGGAGCATCCCTGGGAAGGCTTTGAACTGGTCAATGAGGAGCTTGCCCAATTCGATCCGGCCCTTTTGGATAAACCGCAATTCTGGGTGGTCAACAAGATTGACCTCTGGTCTGCCGACCAATTGGCAACATTTCAAAATCTTGCCGCGCAGGCAGGGCGCCAGGTGTATTGCCTTTCGGCCTTGCACCAGGACCATATTGAGGAATTGCTTGAGGCGGTGTGGGAGTTTTTCCGCCAAACGTCCCGGAATGCCGAGGAGGCCGAGGAGGACAGCGATGGCCGTTTCTGA
- a CDS encoding nitroreductase family protein, which translates to MVRYEDPVLRALFERRSIRQFTEEPVSREQVVTILEAGQWAPSGLNNQPWRFLVLTHGDSRLEDLAGLTKYSHVVHRCQRMIAVFLDRESMYNATKDHQGIGACVQNMLLAAHTLGLGAVWLGEILNQEAQVMEALALDPERYTLMACVAVGHPDQKGSSQRKELSELLLEAF; encoded by the coding sequence ATGGTGCGATACGAGGATCCTGTTTTGCGAGCCCTTTTTGAACGCCGCAGCATCCGGCAATTTACCGAGGAACCCGTCAGCCGGGAGCAGGTGGTGACGATTCTGGAGGCTGGCCAATGGGCCCCGAGCGGGCTGAATAACCAACCGTGGCGGTTTCTGGTCCTGACCCACGGCGACAGTCGACTCGAGGACCTGGCTGGGCTGACGAAATACAGCCATGTCGTACACCGCTGTCAGCGGATGATCGCTGTCTTTTTAGACCGGGAATCCATGTACAATGCCACCAAGGACCATCAGGGCATCGGGGCCTGCGTCCAGAATATGCTTCTGGCGGCCCACACCCTTGGCTTGGGCGCCGTCTGGCTGGGGGAGATCCTCAATCAGGAAGCCCAGGTCATGGAGGCACTGGCTCTGGATCCGGAGCGGTATACCCTGATGGCGTGTGTTGCTGTGGGACACCCGGACCAAAAAGGAAGCTCACAGCGCAAGGAACTCAGTGAATTGCTTTTGGAGGCGTTCTGA
- the rpmA gene encoding 50S ribosomal protein L27 has protein sequence MAHKKAGGSSRNGRDSIGQRRGVKRFGGQQVQAGNILVRQLGTKIHPGRNVGLGKDYTLFAKSDGVVTFEKYTRKRKTRTRVHVEPAS, from the coding sequence ATGGCACATAAAAAAGCAGGCGGGAGTTCGCGCAACGGTCGCGATAGTATTGGCCAAAGGCGTGGCGTTAAACGCTTCGGCGGGCAGCAGGTCCAAGCCGGCAACATTCTCGTGCGCCAACTGGGCACCAAGATCCATCCCGGCCGCAATGTTGGCCTGGGCAAGGACTACACCCTGTTCGCCAAGTCTGACGGCGTGGTGACCTTTGAAAAGTACACCCGGAAACGCAAGACGCGGACCCGGGTACACGTCGAGCCCGCCTCCTAG
- a CDS encoding MBL fold metallo-hydrolase, protein MASIQTFALGPLETNCYLYTDEACGFVIDPGGDPQAVVDTLTKDGLRLEAIVNTHLHFDHIHGNAALQNATGAPIYAPSADETLLQTEVGAGGFMGLPEVPPFSFTPLEPGRWQLCGLDCRVLPTPGHTQGSVSLYFPELQAVFVGDLIFARSVGRTDFPGGDTATLAASVREQIFTLPAETVIYPGHGPQTRVGDEAAHNPFFQDGFSI, encoded by the coding sequence ATGGCTTCGATACAGACTTTTGCCCTTGGACCTTTGGAGACCAATTGTTACCTTTATACGGATGAGGCATGCGGTTTTGTCATCGACCCGGGCGGAGACCCGCAAGCCGTCGTCGACACCCTTACAAAAGATGGGCTGCGCCTGGAGGCTATCGTCAACACGCACCTCCATTTTGACCACATCCATGGTAATGCCGCCTTGCAAAACGCCACCGGTGCGCCTATTTACGCGCCGTCGGCTGATGAAACCCTGCTGCAAACCGAAGTTGGAGCGGGGGGATTCATGGGGCTGCCAGAAGTGCCACCGTTTTCCTTTACTCCCCTGGAGCCGGGGAGGTGGCAATTGTGCGGCCTGGACTGCCGGGTCCTGCCGACACCAGGGCACACCCAGGGCAGCGTCTCCCTCTATTTTCCGGAGTTGCAGGCGGTCTTTGTCGGTGACCTGATTTTTGCCCGCTCCGTGGGCCGGACGGATTTTCCCGGGGGCGATACCGCGACCCTGGCGGCCTCGGTCCGGGAACAGATTTTCACTCTCCCTGCAGAAACAGTTATCTATCCTGGGCACGGGCCGCAAACACGTGTCGGCGATGAAGCGGCGCACAACCCGTTTTTCCAGGACGGTTTTTCCATTTAG